In Vibrio sp. STUT-A11, a genomic segment contains:
- the mnmC gene encoding bifunctional tRNA (5-methylaminomethyl-2-thiouridine)(34)-methyltransferase MnmD/FAD-dependent 5-carboxymethylaminomethyl-2-thiouridine(34) oxidoreductase MnmC, with protein MTSIKNAELGWNESGTPVSDQFDDVYFSNVNGLEETRYVFLKKNHLPERWQEFDQRRFIIGETGFGTGLNFLAVWQWFNEFRRENPDATLKELHFVSFEKYPLSRADLKKAHQAWPELAEYAEKLQKHYPATVPECHRIVLEDGAITLDLWFGDIKDCMPQVPYGEAGLVDAWFLDGFAPSKNPEMWNQNLFNGMAKLAKQDCTVATFTAAGFVRRGLIEAGFNMTKVKGFGTKREMIAGSMEQRQMHSNHLPWFNRTAASKPDSIAIVGGGIASAALAKTLSRRGQNVTLYCKDARPAEGASGNRQGAVYPLLNGPHTGVSRVFAPAFLFARQFVEQAAEEISFDHDWCGVTQLMWDEKSTAKLERILEGNFTPKLIQKLSAQETAEAIGLPIDMPSVNYPLGGWLCPAELTRGLIAQLEKNDNFEAKFEHKIDALTWNEENQSWALTSNGQNFEHSTVVIANGHEFQTLRQTADLPMGQVKGQVSHAPATETLSKLKTVLCYDGYMTPVNPNNQHLCIGASYDRSHLDCEFDPQAQQDNADKLIKCIPNQAWVHEVDTTGNLSRQGIRCVSRDHLPFIGNVSDFEAIKKQYADLQGKKEEEVEAIHQFPNLFCFLGLGSRGLSSAPLMAELLASQICGDPLPLPVEVLAELHPSRMWVRKLRKGKAITEL; from the coding sequence ATGACTTCAATAAAAAACGCAGAACTGGGTTGGAACGAATCTGGTACGCCTGTTTCTGACCAATTTGATGATGTTTACTTCTCTAACGTAAACGGTCTTGAAGAGACACGCTACGTTTTCCTCAAAAAAAATCATCTCCCAGAAAGATGGCAGGAATTTGACCAAAGGCGCTTTATTATCGGTGAAACCGGATTTGGCACTGGATTAAACTTCCTGGCGGTATGGCAGTGGTTTAATGAATTCCGTCGTGAAAATCCTGATGCGACATTAAAAGAGCTGCATTTTGTCAGCTTTGAAAAATATCCTCTCAGCCGGGCTGATCTTAAAAAAGCCCATCAAGCGTGGCCAGAGCTGGCGGAGTACGCAGAGAAGCTGCAAAAGCACTACCCCGCCACCGTACCAGAGTGCCACCGAATCGTATTAGAAGATGGCGCAATCACCCTCGACCTTTGGTTTGGTGACATCAAAGACTGCATGCCACAAGTACCTTACGGTGAAGCAGGCTTAGTTGATGCCTGGTTCCTTGACGGTTTTGCACCAAGTAAAAATCCAGAGATGTGGAATCAGAATTTATTCAACGGCATGGCAAAACTGGCTAAGCAAGATTGCACTGTCGCGACATTTACTGCAGCGGGTTTTGTACGTCGCGGCTTGATCGAAGCTGGCTTTAATATGACGAAAGTAAAAGGTTTTGGTACCAAGCGGGAAATGATTGCTGGCTCAATGGAACAGCGACAAATGCACTCAAATCACTTGCCATGGTTTAACAGAACGGCGGCAAGCAAGCCTGATTCAATCGCCATCGTTGGTGGCGGTATAGCCAGCGCAGCCCTAGCAAAAACGCTGAGTCGACGTGGTCAAAACGTCACACTGTATTGCAAAGATGCTCGACCAGCAGAAGGGGCATCAGGCAACCGCCAAGGCGCCGTTTATCCACTACTTAATGGTCCACATACCGGCGTATCGCGTGTGTTTGCTCCGGCATTTCTATTTGCGCGTCAGTTTGTCGAGCAAGCGGCGGAAGAGATAAGTTTTGACCATGACTGGTGTGGCGTAACCCAACTAATGTGGGATGAAAAATCCACGGCCAAGTTAGAAAGAATTTTAGAAGGCAACTTCACCCCCAAACTCATCCAGAAGCTTTCAGCACAAGAAACGGCTGAAGCTATCGGCTTACCTATCGATATGCCTTCAGTGAACTACCCTTTGGGCGGTTGGCTTTGTCCTGCTGAGTTAACTCGTGGGCTGATCGCTCAGCTTGAAAAAAATGACAATTTCGAAGCCAAGTTTGAACACAAAATCGACGCGCTCACCTGGAATGAAGAAAATCAAAGCTGGGCACTAACATCGAATGGTCAAAACTTTGAGCACTCGACAGTCGTGATTGCCAATGGTCATGAGTTCCAAACTTTGCGCCAAACCGCCGACCTGCCAATGGGACAAGTGAAAGGTCAGGTGAGCCACGCACCAGCAACAGAAACGTTATCTAAGCTGAAAACGGTACTTTGCTACGATGGCTACATGACGCCAGTAAACCCAAACAATCAACATCTGTGTATTGGCGCGAGTTACGATCGCAGCCACTTAGATTGCGAGTTTGATCCGCAAGCGCAACAAGACAACGCAGACAAACTCATCAAATGCATACCCAATCAGGCGTGGGTACATGAAGTCGACACAACGGGCAACTTATCACGCCAGGGGATTCGCTGTGTGAGTCGCGACCACCTGCCATTTATTGGTAATGTAAGTGATTTTGAGGCGATTAAAAAGCAGTACGCTGACTTGCAAGGTAAGAAGGAAGAGGAAGTCGAAGCGATTCACCAGTTCCCTAACCTGTTTTGCTTTTTAGGGCTGGGTTCTCGCGGATTGAGTTCTGCGCCACTGATGGCGGAATTGCTGGCTTCACAAATTTGTGGTGACCCTCTGCCACTGCCTGTAGAAGTGTTAGCTGAATTGCATCCAAGTCGGATGTGGGTGCGGAAACTACGCAAAGGCAAAGCGATTACTGAACTTTAG
- a CDS encoding NADPH-dependent FMN reductase, with protein sequence MKIVAFAASTSSTSINKVLATYAANQVEGAQVNVLDLNNYQVPMFSEDTEKEIGQTEGAIAFLRDLEQADAIVVSFAEHNGSYAAAYKNLFDWATRIERNVFQNKPVVYLATSPGPGGAQSVLAAATGSAQFFGADVKASVSVPNFYENFDVETGASLNADIAEQVQQAVAQLA encoded by the coding sequence ATGAAAATTGTCGCATTTGCTGCTTCTACCAGCTCAACATCTATCAACAAAGTACTTGCTACTTACGCAGCCAATCAAGTTGAAGGCGCGCAAGTGAACGTATTGGACCTAAACAACTATCAAGTTCCAATGTTTAGCGAAGATACAGAGAAAGAGATCGGCCAGACAGAGGGCGCGATTGCCTTCTTAAGAGATCTAGAACAAGCGGATGCAATCGTGGTTTCTTTTGCTGAACACAACGGTTCTTACGCTGCTGCGTACAAAAACCTGTTTGACTGGGCGACGCGTATTGAACGTAATGTATTCCAAAACAAGCCAGTGGTTTATCTAGCTACATCTCCAGGCCCTGGTGGGGCACAAAGCGTATTGGCAGCGGCAACTGGTTCTGCTCAGTTCTTTGGTGCAGATGTAAAGGCGTCTGTGTCAGTGCCAAACTTCTACGAGAATTTTGATGTAGAAACGGGTGCAAGCCTAAATGCAGACATCGCTGAGCAAGTACAACAAGCAGTTGCTCAATTGGCATAA